The following proteins come from a genomic window of Sphaerisporangium rubeum:
- a CDS encoding M20/M25/M40 family metallo-hydrolase: MTEVTGICSDLLRIDTTNDGARGGPGERTAAEYVAGLLDGAGLEPEVFESAPRRTSVVARVPGDDPRGLLIHGHLDVVPADPGEWRTHPFSGEVEDGCVHGRGAVDMKGTLSMTLALVRKWAREGRRPRRDIVLAFLADEEATGEYGAGYAVTRRPELFEGCTEAISESGGFSVTVPGGGDGGPARVYPVAVGERGTAWMKVTAHGVAGHGSKPPVDNPVAELARALARLAGHTWPVRITPAVATLIDGLGKALGTTIDLDRLDAEAERLGRAGTLFKGVIRNSANPTMMNAGYKVNVIPGTAEAHIDGRILPGHRDEFLATIDELLGPKITREFVTLEEGVASPTEGLFDDLCAALLAEDPAGRPVPYVMTGGTDAKSFARLGIRGYGFAPLMLDPSLDYFGMFHGVDERVPVEGLEFGVRVLDRLLTGTPDPVTATTV; this comes from the coding sequence GTGACAGAGGTGACGGGCATCTGCTCGGACCTGCTCAGAATCGACACCACCAACGACGGCGCACGCGGCGGCCCCGGTGAGCGGACCGCCGCCGAGTACGTCGCCGGGCTGCTGGACGGGGCGGGCCTCGAACCCGAGGTCTTCGAGTCGGCGCCGCGCCGCACCAGCGTCGTGGCCCGCGTTCCCGGAGACGACCCCCGCGGCCTGCTGATCCACGGCCACCTCGACGTGGTCCCCGCCGACCCTGGCGAATGGCGCACCCATCCGTTCTCCGGCGAGGTCGAGGACGGCTGCGTGCACGGACGCGGCGCGGTGGACATGAAGGGCACGCTGTCCATGACGCTGGCGCTGGTGCGCAAGTGGGCCCGTGAGGGCCGGCGGCCCCGGCGCGACATCGTGCTGGCGTTCCTCGCCGACGAGGAGGCCACCGGCGAGTACGGCGCCGGGTACGCCGTCACCCGGCGGCCCGAGCTGTTCGAGGGCTGCACCGAGGCCATCAGCGAGAGCGGCGGATTCAGCGTCACCGTTCCCGGCGGCGGGGACGGCGGGCCGGCGCGGGTGTACCCGGTGGCGGTCGGCGAGCGCGGGACGGCCTGGATGAAGGTGACGGCGCACGGCGTGGCCGGCCACGGCTCCAAGCCGCCGGTGGACAACCCGGTGGCCGAGCTGGCCCGTGCGCTGGCGAGGCTCGCCGGCCACACATGGCCGGTGCGGATCACCCCCGCCGTCGCCACGCTCATCGACGGTCTCGGCAAGGCGCTCGGCACCACCATCGACCTGGACCGGCTGGACGCCGAGGCCGAACGCCTCGGCCGGGCCGGCACCCTGTTCAAAGGCGTCATCCGCAACTCGGCCAACCCCACCATGATGAACGCTGGCTACAAGGTGAACGTCATCCCCGGCACCGCCGAGGCCCACATCGACGGCCGCATCCTCCCCGGCCACCGCGACGAGTTCCTCGCCACCATCGACGAGCTGCTCGGCCCCAAGATCACCCGTGAGTTCGTCACCCTGGAGGAAGGCGTCGCCTCCCCCACCGAGGGCCTGTTCGACGACCTGTGCGCCGCGCTGCTCGCCGAGGACCCGGCGGGCCGGCCGGTGCCGTACGTCATGACCGGCGGCACCGACGCCAAGTCGTTCGCGAGGCTCGGCATCCGGGGCTACGGCTTCGCGCCGCTGATGCTCGACCCGTCCCTGGACTACTTCGGCATGTTCCACGGCGTCGACGAACGCGTCCCCGTCGAGGGCCTGGAGTTCGGCGTCCGCGTCCTGGACCGCCTCCTCACCGGCACCCCCGATCCCGTGACCGCCACCACCGTTTGA
- a CDS encoding fasciclin domain-containing protein, whose product MHVATAGGGTGTLTPGAAGVRVQPTESPGESPASTPTESGTASPGAAPVGPGCGSLPQSGPGSPSDLAGQPVGTALSQVPQLSTLARAVDKADLKDTLDSTEDITVFAPVDKAFEKIPKETIDRVLKDKQTLQELLKYHIVKKRLSPADLANGNFTSVQGGKIITSGSGQDFKVNDAKVLCGNIQTKNATVYMIDSVLKPSG is encoded by the coding sequence ATGCACGTCGCCACCGCCGGTGGTGGCACGGGGACGCTCACGCCGGGGGCGGCGGGGGTGCGGGTCCAGCCGACGGAGTCGCCTGGCGAGTCGCCGGCGAGCACGCCTACCGAGTCCGGGACCGCCTCACCTGGCGCGGCGCCGGTCGGGCCGGGGTGCGGCAGCCTGCCGCAGTCGGGGCCCGGGAGCCCGTCGGACCTCGCGGGACAGCCGGTCGGGACCGCGCTGTCGCAGGTGCCTCAGCTGTCCACGCTGGCGCGGGCCGTCGACAAGGCGGACCTGAAGGACACGCTGGACTCCACCGAGGACATCACGGTCTTCGCGCCGGTCGACAAGGCCTTCGAGAAGATCCCCAAGGAGACCATCGACCGGGTCCTGAAGGACAAGCAGACGCTGCAGGAACTGCTCAAGTACCACATCGTCAAGAAGCGCCTCAGCCCGGCCGATCTCGCCAACGGGAACTTCACGTCCGTCCAGGGCGGGAAGATCATCACCAGCGGGTCCGGGCAGGACTTCAAGGTGAACGACGCCAAGGTGCTGTGCGGCAACATCCAGACCAAGAACGCCACCGTCTACATGATCGACTCGGTGCTCAAGCCGAGCGGGTGA
- a CDS encoding DUF899 family protein, with protein sequence MELPRVVTREEWLAERVALLEKEKQVTRARDAVNAARRALPMVEVEKEYAFEGPDGKAGLLDLFEGRRQLVVYHFMWVKETGQGCTSCSFLVDNAGDLRHLHACDTTLALVSRAPYAEIEPFRTRMGWSVPWYSSHGGDFNYDFHATNDASVAPVEYNYMDKAELERKGLLFLAADDQDGHGASVFLRDGERVFHTYSTFGRGPEIVLTTYNYLDLTPLGRQRYVNEFPHHDTYGQDPAATCH encoded by the coding sequence GTGGAGTTACCCCGAGTGGTGACGCGTGAGGAGTGGCTGGCGGAGCGGGTGGCGCTGCTGGAGAAGGAGAAGCAGGTCACCCGGGCCCGGGACGCGGTGAACGCCGCTCGCAGAGCGTTGCCGATGGTCGAGGTGGAGAAGGAGTACGCGTTCGAGGGGCCGGACGGGAAGGCCGGCCTGCTTGATCTGTTCGAGGGCCGGCGGCAACTGGTCGTCTACCACTTCATGTGGGTCAAGGAGACGGGACAGGGGTGCACCAGTTGCTCGTTCCTCGTGGACAACGCGGGGGATCTTCGGCACCTGCACGCGTGCGACACGACACTGGCGCTGGTGTCCCGCGCGCCGTACGCCGAGATCGAGCCGTTCAGGACCCGGATGGGGTGGAGCGTGCCGTGGTACTCCTCTCACGGTGGCGACTTCAACTACGACTTCCACGCGACCAATGACGCGTCCGTGGCCCCGGTCGAGTACAACTACATGGACAAGGCGGAACTGGAGCGCAAGGGGCTGCTGTTCCTGGCGGCCGACGACCAGGACGGACACGGCGCCTCCGTCTTCCTCCGTGACGGCGAGAGGGTGTTCCACACCTATTCGACCTTCGGCCGGGGCCCGGAGATCGTCCTGACGACGTACAACTACCTCGACCTGACACCACTCGGCCGGCAGAGGTACGTCAACGAGTTCCCCCACCACGACACCTACGGCCAGGATCCGGCGGCGACCTGCCACTAG
- a CDS encoding DUF4166 domain-containing protein produces MSQESEDWMRRFHLGDETVAGTGELSVRRGAGPLAGVLCALLRLPRTGDCVPVRVVVHRRPARRAGHTGPPPLVEHWVRDIGGHRLTTTQVRTGPHGRERHGLLLVHTRTTATPGEVTVTQERAVLGAGPLAIPLPARAAPQASARAWTTSGADVRFRIEVRVALPVIGPLLSYSGHLDEAGA; encoded by the coding sequence ATGTCGCAGGAGTCAGAAGACTGGATGCGCCGCTTCCACCTCGGCGACGAGACGGTCGCCGGCACAGGTGAGCTGTCGGTACGGCGAGGCGCGGGACCGCTCGCCGGCGTCCTGTGCGCGCTGCTCCGCCTGCCGCGCACCGGCGACTGCGTCCCCGTCCGTGTCGTCGTCCACCGCCGTCCGGCCCGCCGCGCCGGCCACACCGGCCCGCCTCCGCTCGTGGAGCACTGGGTCCGTGACATCGGTGGTCACCGCCTGACCACCACCCAGGTCCGCACGGGCCCGCACGGCCGCGAACGCCACGGCCTCCTGCTCGTCCACACCCGCACCACCGCCACTCCGGGAGAGGTCACCGTCACCCAGGAACGCGCGGTCCTCGGCGCCGGCCCGTTGGCGATCCCTCTTCCGGCCCGCGCCGCGCCACAGGCGTCGGCCCGGGCCTGGACGACATCGGGTGCGGACGTGCGCTTCCGGATAGAGGTGCGGGTGGCGCTGCCGGTGATAGGCCCGCTGCTGTCGTACTCCGGTCACCTGGACGAGGCCGGCGCGTAG
- a CDS encoding ABC transporter permease subunit, with protein MVDVRAAAESAVPAGEAPGSLWQDAWHELRRRVLFWVSAAILLVAFAMAAFPSLFAALGPNEGCRLRDSKRGPGPGAVFGYDLQGCDYWSQIVHGTRASVFIGLAVTVFALVIAVALGLLAGYYGGVLDALISRITDVFFGIPFVLGATVVLVAFPGHGIWAMTLVLVLLGWTTMTRLMRGQVIAARDADYVQAARALGAGDLRVMVRHILPNSLAPVFVVAMLNVGNVIAGEAVLDYLGVGLQYPDVSWGLQLNVAQSFFAEHPHLLLFPALFLTATVLSFLLLGDVVRDALDPRLH; from the coding sequence GTGGTTGACGTCAGGGCCGCCGCCGAGTCCGCCGTCCCCGCGGGGGAGGCGCCGGGGTCGCTGTGGCAGGACGCGTGGCACGAGCTGCGGCGGCGCGTGCTGTTCTGGGTGTCGGCCGCCATCTTGCTGGTCGCGTTCGCCATGGCGGCGTTCCCGTCGCTGTTCGCCGCGCTCGGCCCCAACGAGGGCTGCCGGCTGCGCGACTCCAAACGCGGCCCGGGGCCCGGCGCGGTGTTCGGGTACGACCTGCAGGGCTGCGACTACTGGTCCCAGATCGTGCACGGCACCCGCGCCTCGGTGTTCATCGGCCTCGCCGTCACCGTCTTCGCGCTGGTCATCGCGGTCGCGCTCGGTCTGCTCGCCGGTTACTACGGCGGAGTGCTCGACGCGCTCATCTCACGGATCACCGACGTCTTCTTCGGCATACCGTTCGTGCTCGGCGCCACCGTGGTCCTGGTCGCCTTCCCCGGTCACGGCATCTGGGCCATGACGCTGGTGCTCGTCCTGCTCGGCTGGACCACGATGACCCGCCTGATGCGCGGCCAGGTCATCGCGGCACGTGACGCCGACTACGTCCAGGCGGCCCGCGCGCTCGGCGCCGGCGACCTGCGCGTCATGGTCCGCCACATCCTTCCCAACTCCCTCGCCCCTGTCTTCGTCGTCGCCATGCTCAATGTCGGCAACGTCATCGCCGGCGAGGCCGTCCTGGACTACCTTGGGGTCGGCCTCCAGTACCCCGACGTCTCCTGGGGCCTGCAACTCAACGTCGCGCAGTCCTTCTTCGCCGAGCACCCCCACCTGCTCCTGTTCCCCGCTCTGTTCCTCACCGCCACCGTCCTCAGCTTCCTCCTCCTCGGCGACGTCGTCCGCGACGCGCTTGACCCCCGCCTCCACTGA
- a CDS encoding ABC transporter permease subunit yields MRYAAQRLLQAVPVFVATTFLVYAMVWALPGDPILALAGDKPLPESVVRTLRAHYHLDEPLIVQYGLYMAGVFLRGDLGETFTGQPVAELLQDRWGVTAQLALTAWVFELVVGIGLGVLAGLRRGRLADTMVLAGTTFVIAVPVFVVGYTAQIVLGLNLGLFPTAGTDEGWPVSYLLPGMVLGSFGLAYVARLTRTSVVENLRADYVRTATAKGLRRSRVVGRHTLRNSLIPVVTYLGVDFGNLMAGAVVTEGIFNLPGVGQQVFQSIQLQEGPVVVGVTTLLVMIFIVANLLVDLLYGVLDPRIRRG; encoded by the coding sequence GTGAGGTACGCCGCGCAGCGCCTCCTGCAGGCCGTCCCGGTGTTCGTCGCCACGACGTTCCTCGTCTACGCCATGGTGTGGGCCCTGCCGGGGGACCCGATCCTGGCGCTGGCGGGGGACAAGCCGCTGCCGGAGTCGGTGGTCCGCACGCTGCGCGCGCACTACCACCTGGACGAGCCGCTCATCGTGCAGTACGGCCTGTACATGGCGGGGGTGTTCCTGCGCGGCGACCTCGGCGAGACGTTCACCGGCCAGCCGGTCGCCGAGCTGCTCCAGGACCGCTGGGGGGTCACCGCGCAGCTCGCGCTCACCGCGTGGGTGTTCGAGCTGGTCGTCGGCATCGGCCTCGGTGTGCTCGCGGGGCTGCGCCGCGGCAGGCTCGCCGACACGATGGTGCTGGCCGGCACGACGTTCGTCATCGCGGTGCCGGTGTTCGTCGTCGGGTACACCGCGCAGATCGTGCTCGGGCTCAACCTCGGGCTGTTCCCCACCGCCGGCACCGACGAGGGGTGGCCGGTGAGCTACCTGCTTCCCGGCATGGTGCTCGGATCGTTCGGCCTGGCGTACGTCGCGCGCCTCACCCGCACCAGCGTGGTGGAGAACCTGCGCGCCGACTACGTGCGCACCGCCACCGCCAAGGGCCTGCGCCGGTCGCGGGTGGTGGGACGGCACACGCTGCGCAACTCGCTGATCCCCGTCGTGACCTACCTCGGCGTGGACTTCGGCAACCTCATGGCCGGGGCCGTGGTCACCGAGGGCATCTTCAACCTTCCTGGTGTCGGACAGCAGGTGTTCCAGTCGATCCAGCTCCAGGAGGGGCCGGTGGTGGTCGGCGTCACGACACTGCTTGTGATGATCTTCATTGTGGCCAACCTGCTCGTCGACCTGCTGTACGGCGTGCTCGACCCGAGGATCCGCCGTGGTTGA
- a CDS encoding ABC transporter substrate-binding protein: protein MTVVSNARGAAVLLAAALALSACGGSGGSGGGSGGGDQGPKRFSVALTEPDHLTPGNTSSSYSITVLQALFDTLVVIGPDGTPQMRAAESVTSEDQKTWTIKIKPGQKFHNGEDVTAQSFADAWNAAAYGPNAWTNNYYFANVEGYDKLNPEAEGAKPATDKLSGLKVVDPATLEVTLTAPFSQFPITLAYTGFAPMPKAAFTDLKAYDGKPIGNGPFALDGDWQHNRQIALKRFDGYTGPRPAKSEGVLFKIYASRDTAYTDLRAGKVDLLQTIPPASAPEAKRLLGERFVPTASGTMDYLGFPVFDKRFQSADLRKSISMAIDRQAIVDAVFNGAFKPMGSLVAPLVPGYREGACGEACVYDPAKAKALYDRSGGFSGTLNLYFSNADQSYEQWMTAVANQLKENLGIADIKFRKIPASDYLSTLREKKEDGPYRNNWVMDYPSPQNYLESMWGAGNRMGWENKEFTDLIAQANAAASMEASIPLYQRAEDVALAEMPMIPLWNWQDQAGYSADVTGVRIDAYSPNLDTISVK from the coding sequence GTGACGGTCGTCAGCAACGCGCGAGGTGCCGCCGTCCTCCTCGCGGCGGCGCTCGCGCTGAGCGCCTGCGGTGGCTCCGGCGGATCGGGTGGTGGCTCAGGCGGCGGGGACCAGGGCCCGAAGCGGTTCTCCGTCGCGCTGACCGAGCCCGACCACCTCACCCCGGGGAACACCTCCAGCAGCTACTCGATCACCGTACTGCAGGCGCTGTTCGACACGCTCGTCGTCATCGGCCCGGACGGCACGCCGCAGATGCGGGCCGCCGAGTCGGTGACCAGCGAGGACCAGAAGACCTGGACCATCAAGATCAAGCCGGGTCAGAAGTTCCACAACGGCGAGGACGTCACCGCGCAGAGCTTCGCCGACGCCTGGAACGCCGCCGCGTACGGCCCGAACGCCTGGACCAACAACTACTATTTCGCCAACGTCGAGGGTTACGACAAGCTGAACCCCGAGGCCGAAGGCGCGAAACCGGCGACCGACAAGCTGAGCGGCCTGAAGGTCGTGGACCCCGCCACCCTTGAGGTGACGCTGACCGCGCCGTTCAGCCAGTTCCCCATCACGCTCGCCTACACCGGTTTCGCGCCGATGCCGAAGGCCGCGTTCACCGACCTGAAGGCGTACGACGGCAAGCCCATCGGCAACGGGCCGTTCGCGCTGGACGGCGACTGGCAGCACAACCGGCAGATCGCGCTGAAGCGGTTCGACGGGTACACCGGGCCGCGTCCCGCCAAGTCCGAAGGCGTGCTGTTCAAGATCTACGCCAGCCGCGACACCGCGTACACCGACCTGCGGGCCGGCAAGGTGGACCTGCTGCAGACCATCCCCCCGGCGAGCGCGCCGGAGGCCAAGCGGCTGCTCGGCGAGCGGTTCGTGCCGACCGCGAGCGGCACCATGGACTACCTCGGCTTCCCGGTGTTCGACAAGCGGTTCCAGAGCGCCGACCTGCGTAAATCCATCTCGATGGCCATCGACAGGCAGGCCATCGTGGACGCGGTGTTCAACGGCGCGTTCAAGCCGATGGGCTCCCTGGTGGCGCCGCTCGTGCCGGGGTACCGCGAAGGCGCCTGCGGCGAGGCGTGCGTGTACGACCCCGCCAAGGCCAAGGCGCTGTACGACAGGTCCGGCGGGTTCTCCGGCACGCTCAACCTGTACTTCTCCAACGCCGACCAGAGCTACGAGCAGTGGATGACGGCCGTCGCCAACCAGCTCAAGGAGAACCTCGGCATCGCCGACATCAAGTTCCGCAAGATCCCCGCGTCCGACTACCTCTCGACCTTGCGCGAGAAGAAAGAGGACGGGCCGTACCGCAACAACTGGGTGATGGACTACCCGAGCCCGCAGAACTACCTGGAGTCGATGTGGGGTGCGGGCAACCGGATGGGCTGGGAGAACAAGGAGTTCACCGACCTGATCGCGCAGGCGAACGCCGCGGCGAGCATGGAGGCGAGCATCCCGCTCTACCAGCGCGCCGAGGACGTCGCGCTCGCCGAGATGCCTATGATCCCGCTGTGGAACTGGCAGGACCAGGCCGGGTACTCCGCCGACGTGACCGGGGTGCGCATCGACGCCTACAGCCCCAACCTCGACACCATCTCGGTCAAGTAG
- a CDS encoding helix-turn-helix transcriptional regulator, producing MDQITLSARHLHAFTEVGFQVAGGSGAHGAMTALRVVVPFEAYDFVAFDPATGRHSSLVSSGYPRVHAEAAEEYARLDPYRRAMASRVPLDMGAPGTEAWFGRHLAPYGWRSGVTAPLFVDGDRYTGLVHVNSREPLPPQTPALLSAVSGVLAHVTDITRCVIDPLGLPAGFHALAFERCGRRREVAGWPSSDAVAREPAMTGLARDFIDSRELSRRGLWLDRAGTWREVRVHRAGVGPRGAIQGAVIAERPCSLPYDLTAREVDVLSRVALGDSNPQIAATLVLSVRTVTTHLEHIFAKLGCDSRTRLTTKVLAEGLCHLDLG from the coding sequence ATGGATCAGATCACCCTGAGTGCCCGCCACCTCCATGCGTTCACCGAGGTCGGTTTCCAGGTGGCCGGCGGGTCCGGAGCGCACGGCGCCATGACCGCGCTGCGCGTCGTCGTCCCGTTCGAGGCGTACGACTTCGTGGCGTTCGACCCGGCGACCGGCCGGCACAGCAGCCTGGTGTCGTCGGGCTACCCGCGCGTCCACGCCGAGGCCGCCGAGGAGTACGCCAGGCTGGACCCCTACCGGCGCGCCATGGCGTCCCGCGTGCCGCTGGACATGGGGGCACCCGGCACCGAGGCGTGGTTCGGCAGGCACCTCGCGCCGTACGGCTGGCGCTCCGGCGTGACGGCGCCGCTGTTCGTCGACGGCGACCGCTACACCGGCCTCGTGCATGTCAACTCCCGCGAGCCGCTGCCGCCGCAGACCCCGGCGCTGCTGAGCGCCGTGTCCGGCGTGCTCGCGCACGTCACCGACATCACCCGGTGCGTCATCGACCCGCTCGGCCTGCCGGCCGGGTTCCACGCGCTGGCGTTCGAGCGGTGCGGCCGGCGGCGCGAGGTGGCCGGATGGCCCTCGTCGGACGCCGTGGCGCGCGAACCCGCGATGACGGGCCTCGCCAGGGACTTCATCGACTCGCGTGAGCTGTCGCGCCGCGGCCTGTGGCTGGACCGCGCGGGGACGTGGCGCGAGGTGCGGGTGCACCGCGCCGGGGTGGGACCGCGCGGCGCCATCCAGGGAGCCGTGATCGCCGAACGGCCGTGCTCGCTGCCGTACGACCTGACGGCCCGCGAGGTGGACGTCCTCAGCCGCGTCGCGCTCGGCGACTCCAACCCGCAGATCGCCGCGACGCTCGTCCTGAGCGTGCGCACCGTGACCACCCACCTGGAGCACATCTTCGCCAAGCTCGGCTGCGACAGCCGCACCCGCCTCACCACCAAGGTCCTCGCCGAGGGCCTGTGCCACCTGGACCTCGGCTGA
- a CDS encoding ATP-binding protein — translation MTSSGYVRAQPPSDRVLRLAGDPDAVARARRLVSSAVGAAHPLHDDCVLLTSEIATNAVRHSASAGGTFTLSVSYSAEWVRVAVQDAGSPEPPFGWRPASPLETGGRGLQLLEALAHRWGFIRESGKNNVWFEMHIELATRARVPANGGRAAR, via the coding sequence ATGACTTCATCGGGATATGTCAGGGCGCAACCGCCGAGTGACCGGGTGCTGCGCCTGGCCGGCGATCCGGACGCCGTGGCGCGCGCCAGGCGGCTCGTGTCGTCCGCCGTGGGGGCCGCGCATCCGCTGCACGACGACTGCGTGCTGCTGACCAGTGAGATCGCCACGAACGCGGTGCGGCACTCCGCCTCGGCCGGCGGCACGTTCACGTTATCGGTGTCCTACTCGGCCGAGTGGGTGCGGGTCGCCGTGCAGGACGCCGGGTCGCCGGAGCCGCCGTTCGGCTGGCGTCCCGCCTCGCCGCTGGAGACCGGGGGCCGGGGGTTGCAGCTGCTTGAGGCGCTCGCGCACCGCTGGGGCTTCATCCGGGAGTCCGGCAAGAACAACGTGTGGTTCGAGATGCACATCGAGCTCGCCACCCGCGCACGGGTCCCCGCCAACGGCGGACGCGCGGCCCGGTGA